One window of the Pseudarthrobacter sp. ATCC 49987 genome contains the following:
- a CDS encoding IclR family transcriptional regulator → MANSSTGDSVVDRVVRVISAFPEGVTVLPLSELADLAGLPLSTAHRLVRQLAGHGLLELGSGGSVRLGLRLWELVNRNSPTLALRQAAMPFMEDIQQVLNQNVNLAVLEGWEALFVERLSRRGSVANRAQIAGRMPVHVSSAGLALMATQPAAIQSEYLLQFHDPAGKVQREDLRTLLQETAGHGFAQLAGVVDPDTWGIAVPVQDARKRTVAALGVVVPLREMRLQALVPALQTAARGIGRQLHDPGATPAFHSAESL, encoded by the coding sequence ATGGCTAACTCCAGCACCGGGGACTCCGTGGTGGACCGCGTGGTCAGGGTGATCTCCGCGTTCCCCGAGGGCGTCACCGTGCTGCCGCTCTCCGAACTCGCGGACCTGGCCGGCCTGCCGCTGAGCACAGCCCATCGGCTGGTCCGCCAGCTCGCCGGGCACGGGCTTCTGGAGCTGGGCAGCGGGGGATCCGTCCGGCTGGGCCTGCGCCTGTGGGAGCTGGTGAACCGGAATTCGCCCACCCTGGCCCTCCGCCAGGCGGCCATGCCGTTTATGGAGGACATCCAGCAGGTGCTGAACCAGAATGTGAACCTGGCCGTGCTGGAGGGCTGGGAAGCGCTGTTCGTCGAACGGCTGTCCCGCCGCGGCTCCGTCGCGAACCGGGCCCAGATCGCCGGCCGGATGCCGGTGCATGTGTCCTCTGCCGGGCTGGCGCTGATGGCCACCCAGCCCGCCGCGATCCAGTCCGAGTATCTACTGCAGTTCCACGATCCCGCCGGGAAGGTCCAGCGGGAGGACCTCCGCACCCTGCTCCAGGAGACGGCCGGCCACGGCTTTGCGCAGCTCGCCGGTGTCGTGGATCCGGACACCTGGGGGATTGCCGTCCCCGTGCAGGACGCGAGGAAGCGCACCGTGGCGGCGCTCGGCGTCGTCGTTCCCCTGCGTGAAATGCGGCTCCAGGCCCTGGTCCCCGCCCTGCAGACGGCTGCCCGCGGGATCGGGCGGCAGCTGCATGACCCGGGAGCCACGCCAGCATTCCATTCAGCGGAATCGCTGTAA
- a CDS encoding 4-hydroxybenzoate 3-monooxygenase: protein MANRKVITTQVAIMGAGPAGLMLSHLLAKQGIESTVIEIRSHKEISETVRAGILEHGSVNLLVDSGVSDRVLRDGDRHDGIELRFNGESHRIDFQDLVGESVWLYPQTDVFLDLAARRQADGGDVRYSVTDTTIYDLECKPKVWFTDAEGVEWELQADFIAGADGSRSHSRFQIPEAQRKWYFHEYPFAWFGILAEAPRSSDELIYANSENGFALISQRTETVQRMYFQCDPNEDVNNWSDDRIWDAFRSRVNGNGFELKEGPVIDKTVLKFRSFVHAPMRHGKLFLAGDAAHTVPPTGAKGLNLALHDVKVLFEGLDSFYKTGNTVLLDAYSDRALDRVWKAQQFSYWMTSMLHTPADGDDFARARQLGELNSVVSSRHGRAYLAEAYTGWPGAH, encoded by the coding sequence ATGGCAAACCGCAAAGTCATCACCACCCAGGTCGCGATCATGGGCGCCGGCCCGGCAGGGCTGATGCTCTCGCACCTGCTGGCCAAACAAGGCATCGAATCCACCGTGATCGAGATCCGCAGCCACAAGGAAATCTCCGAAACCGTCCGCGCGGGCATCCTCGAACACGGCTCCGTGAACCTGCTCGTGGACAGCGGTGTCTCGGACCGCGTCCTGCGCGACGGCGACCGGCACGACGGAATCGAACTGCGCTTCAACGGCGAGAGCCACCGGATCGACTTCCAGGACCTCGTCGGCGAGTCGGTCTGGCTCTACCCCCAGACCGATGTTTTCCTCGACCTCGCCGCACGGCGCCAGGCGGACGGCGGCGACGTCCGCTACAGCGTCACCGACACCACCATCTACGACCTCGAGTGCAAGCCGAAGGTCTGGTTCACCGATGCCGAGGGAGTGGAATGGGAGCTGCAGGCTGACTTCATCGCCGGCGCGGACGGCTCGCGCAGCCACAGCCGCTTCCAGATCCCGGAGGCCCAGCGCAAGTGGTACTTCCACGAGTACCCGTTCGCCTGGTTCGGGATCCTGGCCGAGGCCCCGCGCAGCTCCGACGAACTGATCTACGCCAACTCCGAGAACGGCTTCGCCCTGATCAGCCAGCGGACCGAGACCGTCCAGCGGATGTACTTCCAGTGCGACCCCAACGAGGACGTCAACAACTGGAGTGACGACCGGATCTGGGACGCCTTCCGCAGCCGGGTCAACGGCAACGGCTTCGAGCTCAAGGAGGGTCCGGTCATCGACAAGACCGTCCTGAAGTTCCGCAGCTTCGTGCACGCCCCGATGCGGCACGGCAAGCTCTTCCTCGCCGGCGACGCCGCCCACACCGTCCCGCCGACCGGAGCCAAGGGCCTGAACCTCGCGCTGCACGACGTCAAGGTGCTGTTTGAGGGCCTCGACAGCTTTTACAAGACCGGAAACACCGTGCTCCTGGATGCCTACAGCGACCGCGCCCTGGACCGGGTCTGGAAGGCCCAGCAGTTCTCCTACTGGATGACGTCCATGCTGCACACCCCGGCCGACGGCGACGACTTCGCCCGTGCCCGCCAGCTCGGCGAGCTCAACTCGGTGGTGTCGTCCCGCCACGGCCGCGCCTACCTGGCCGAGGCCTACACGGGCTGGCCGGGCGCGCACTGA
- a CDS encoding nuclear transport factor 2 family protein, giving the protein MGTAENVELVRRGFEAFNAGDMASLSELFAEDAVWHVAGSGVLSGAKQGRDAILAYFGELGARTQGTFQANLQDLVGGEDHTVAIQQTHAEANGKTLDMAAVITFVVQDGKVTEGREFFEDTGQADEFWA; this is encoded by the coding sequence ATGGGAACCGCAGAAAATGTTGAACTGGTCCGGCGGGGGTTCGAGGCCTTCAACGCAGGGGATATGGCGAGCCTCAGCGAGCTGTTCGCGGAGGACGCAGTCTGGCACGTTGCCGGAAGCGGCGTGCTGTCGGGGGCCAAGCAGGGCCGCGACGCCATCCTGGCGTACTTCGGTGAACTTGGCGCCCGCACGCAAGGAACATTTCAGGCCAATCTCCAGGACCTCGTCGGTGGGGAAGACCACACGGTCGCGATCCAACAAACCCACGCAGAGGCCAACGGCAAGACCCTGGACATGGCCGCGGTGATCACGTTCGTGGTTCAGGACGGGAAGGTCACTGAGGGGCGCGAGTTCTTCGAGGACACGGGCCAGGCAGACGAGTTCTGGGCTTAG
- a CDS encoding acyl-CoA thioesterase, producing MEPADITFRTRKWVRPEDLNANGTLFGGSLLKWIDEEAAIYAILQLGNGRAVTKYISEINFVSSAVQGDLIEMGLTATRFGRTSLTMRAEVRNMITRQSILTIEEIVFVNLDPHGKPAPHGYTEITYDRDRIPTHHLTETRGED from the coding sequence ATGGAACCGGCAGACATCACCTTCCGCACCCGCAAGTGGGTGCGGCCCGAAGACCTGAACGCGAACGGCACGCTGTTCGGCGGAAGCCTGCTGAAATGGATCGACGAGGAAGCGGCGATTTACGCCATCCTGCAACTCGGCAACGGCCGGGCCGTCACCAAGTACATTTCCGAAATCAACTTCGTCAGCTCGGCCGTCCAGGGCGACCTGATCGAGATGGGGCTGACGGCCACCCGCTTCGGCCGGACCTCGCTCACCATGCGCGCCGAGGTCCGGAACATGATCACCCGGCAGAGCATCCTCACAATCGAGGAAATTGTCTTTGTGAACCTCGATCCGCACGGCAAGCCCGCGCCGCACGGGTACACCGAGATCACCTACGACCGGGACCGGATCCCCACGCACCACCTGACGGAGACGCGCGGGGAAGACTAA
- a CDS encoding GNAT family N-acetyltransferase yields the protein MQTNPRLNIRQVTWANPVGADLRAAQQAELNARFGTDDHEPGPPPSEADTAVFLVAHDKASGQPVGCGGLRILDACTAEIKRLYVLPYTRGSGVASSILAALEAHAHSLDITSITAEAGSVQTDGRQFYANSGFFPVPNFGPYIGVEHSYCYAKTIDSHSAAHTAMA from the coding sequence ATGCAGACCAACCCGCGGCTCAACATCCGGCAGGTCACCTGGGCCAACCCGGTGGGCGCGGACCTCCGCGCAGCCCAGCAGGCCGAGCTTAACGCCCGCTTCGGCACGGACGACCACGAACCCGGCCCGCCGCCGTCGGAGGCTGACACTGCCGTGTTCCTCGTCGCCCACGACAAGGCGTCGGGGCAGCCGGTGGGCTGCGGCGGCCTGCGCATCCTCGACGCGTGCACCGCCGAAATCAAGCGGCTCTACGTTCTCCCGTACACGCGCGGTTCCGGGGTGGCCAGCTCCATCCTCGCGGCCCTGGAAGCGCATGCCCATTCCCTCGACATCACCTCCATCACCGCCGAGGCCGGCTCGGTGCAGACGGACGGCCGGCAGTTCTACGCGAACTCGGGCTTTTTCCCGGTGCCGAACTTCGGGCCCTACATCGGGGTGGAGCATTCCTATTGCTACGCGAAAACCATCGACTCGCACAGCGCCGCGCACACCGCCATGGCCTGA
- a CDS encoding histidine phosphatase family protein has product MRLLLIRHGQTPGNVLGQLDTAHPGPGLTELGERQAAALARSLANEQIDLLYASTLIRTQITAAPLSTLRGLEIEVLEGLREIEAGSLEKLTDKESHLRYLGTVFGWASGELHRRMPAGPSGHEFFERFDASIARIAAAASAETAGGGGTAAVVSHGAAIRVWASLRATNLEAGFAARHVLANTGIVALEGDPDAGWRLIHWDDSPVGGLALVDPTAEDPTGRTL; this is encoded by the coding sequence ATGAGGCTCCTGCTCATCCGCCACGGCCAGACTCCCGGAAACGTCCTGGGCCAGCTGGACACCGCCCACCCGGGTCCCGGGCTGACCGAGCTCGGAGAGCGGCAGGCGGCCGCCCTGGCGCGGTCGCTGGCGAATGAGCAGATCGACCTTCTGTACGCCTCCACGCTGATCCGCACCCAGATCACGGCCGCGCCGCTTTCGACCCTCCGCGGCCTGGAGATTGAGGTGCTCGAGGGCCTGCGGGAGATCGAGGCCGGTTCGCTGGAGAAGCTCACCGACAAGGAATCGCACCTGCGCTACCTGGGCACCGTGTTTGGCTGGGCGAGCGGGGAACTGCACCGCCGGATGCCGGCCGGACCCAGCGGGCACGAGTTCTTCGAACGGTTCGACGCCTCGATCGCGCGGATCGCCGCTGCCGCATCCGCGGAGACTGCAGGCGGCGGCGGGACGGCGGCCGTGGTCAGCCACGGGGCTGCGATCCGCGTCTGGGCGAGCCTGCGGGCCACCAACCTGGAAGCGGGTTTCGCCGCCCGCCACGTCCTCGCCAACACCGGAATCGTGGCGCTGGAAGGGGATCCCGACGCCGGCTGGCGGCTCATCCACTGGGACGACAGTCCCGTGGGCGGCCTGGCCCTGGTGGATCCGACGGCGGAGGACCCCACCGGCCGCACGCTGTAA
- the purB gene encoding adenylosuccinate lyase, with protein MPETAATADTRTPSGRLALAASPQQIALGPLDGRYQSAVAPLVDYLSEAALNRDRVAVEVEWLIHLTGNNVLPGAGPLSAGQQEKLRAIVTGFDAGSVAELAEIEAVTVHDVKAVEYYIGRRLPGIGIEHLTAMVHFGCTSEDINNLSYALGIKGAVEDVWLPAARKLVAQIGAMAEANRAVPMLSRTHGQPATPTTLGKELAVIAHRLTRQLDRIARTEYLGKINGATGTYAAQVASVPGADWEHVAKSFVEGLGLSWNPLTTQIESHDWQAELYADVARFNRILHNVCTDIWSYISIGYFVQIPVAGATGSSTMPHKVNPIRFENAEANLEISSGLLDVLGSTLVTSRWQRDLTDSSSQRNIGVAFGHSLLAISNVAKGLDRLKVAEDVLAADLDTNWEVLGEAIQMVMRAEAIAGVEGMENPYERLKDLTRGQRVDAARMQEFVQSLGLSADAEARLLALTPGKYTGIADKLVDHLA; from the coding sequence ATGCCTGAAACTGCCGCCACAGCCGATACCCGCACGCCGTCCGGACGCCTGGCCCTCGCCGCGTCCCCACAACAGATCGCACTTGGCCCGCTGGACGGCCGGTACCAGTCCGCCGTCGCGCCGCTGGTCGACTATCTCTCCGAGGCAGCCCTCAACCGCGACCGGGTCGCGGTTGAGGTTGAATGGCTCATCCATCTGACCGGAAACAACGTGCTCCCCGGCGCCGGCCCGCTGAGCGCCGGGCAGCAGGAGAAGCTGCGCGCCATCGTCACCGGGTTCGACGCCGGATCGGTCGCCGAACTGGCCGAGATCGAAGCCGTCACGGTGCACGACGTCAAGGCGGTGGAATACTACATCGGCCGCCGCCTGCCCGGCATCGGCATCGAACACCTGACCGCCATGGTGCACTTCGGCTGCACGTCCGAGGACATCAACAACCTTTCCTACGCCCTGGGCATCAAGGGCGCCGTCGAGGACGTCTGGCTGCCCGCGGCCCGGAAGCTCGTCGCGCAGATCGGCGCCATGGCAGAGGCCAACCGGGCCGTGCCGATGCTCTCCCGCACGCACGGCCAGCCCGCCACCCCCACGACGCTCGGCAAGGAACTGGCCGTCATCGCGCACCGCCTGACCCGCCAGCTGGACCGCATCGCCCGGACCGAATACCTCGGCAAGATCAACGGCGCCACCGGAACCTACGCCGCGCAGGTGGCCTCGGTGCCCGGCGCCGACTGGGAGCACGTCGCCAAGAGCTTCGTTGAAGGCCTGGGCCTGAGCTGGAACCCGCTCACCACGCAGATCGAAAGCCACGACTGGCAGGCGGAGCTGTATGCCGACGTCGCGCGGTTCAACCGGATCCTGCACAACGTCTGCACGGACATCTGGAGCTACATTTCGATCGGCTACTTCGTGCAGATCCCGGTCGCGGGCGCCACGGGCTCCTCCACCATGCCGCACAAGGTCAACCCGATCCGCTTCGAAAACGCCGAGGCCAACCTGGAGATCTCCTCCGGGCTGCTGGACGTCCTGGGCTCCACGCTGGTCACCTCCCGCTGGCAGCGCGACCTCACCGACTCCTCCTCCCAGCGCAACATCGGTGTGGCGTTCGGCCACTCGCTGCTCGCCATCTCCAACGTGGCCAAGGGCCTGGACCGGCTCAAGGTCGCCGAGGACGTGCTGGCCGCGGACCTCGACACCAACTGGGAAGTCCTGGGCGAGGCCATCCAGATGGTCATGCGCGCCGAGGCCATCGCCGGCGTCGAGGGCATGGAAAACCCGTATGAGCGGCTCAAGGACCTGACCCGCGGGCAGCGCGTCGACGCGGCCCGGATGCAGGAGTTTGTCCAGAGCCTGGGCCTGTCCGCCGACGCCGAAGCCCGGCTGCTGGCGCTCACCCCCGGCAAGTACACCGGCATCGCGGACAAGCTGGTGGACCACCTCGCATGA